From the Hordeum vulgare subsp. vulgare chromosome 1H, MorexV3_pseudomolecules_assembly, whole genome shotgun sequence genome, the window tcctgcaacaagcaaattgtttctgaaactcgatagTTGTTTCACGAATTGTTAGGTCCAAAGTTAATTTGATTGTTTCTATAACTTGACCGCCGTTTCAGGAAAATTTTGATGCCCGACAGAGCACCCATCTGCGGATCGTACGGTTGTGCGGGTGACGGATGTATATAACACGATGTATATAACACGTCCATCGATGGATGCATAGCAGCCCCCTTATTTCTTCTGACCATTTTTTGTTCTTTTTCCAACGCAAGTGAGGACAAACTACAGATTTATTTTTTTCTCATTGGGTACCTTTCACTTTTTTATCCCTAGGCCAGATAAATTGAGCACTTGAGCATTGTTCATGAGTTCAAAGAATCCGACAGTTGATTTACCAAGCAAAAAACTTCTATGCCTCCATAAGAAAAAAAACTTCTATGCCACTTAATAGTTTCTTAGAGTTTCAGAGATAACACATATCAACACAACCTAACCTAAGTTCTTTTCTAACTAACAAGACATAGGTTAATGCAAGTTCATACATCGAGGTTCAGATGCCAGAGGACACGCTGACAGGACATCATCTGACGTGGCCAAAAGTCAAGCAAGACACTGTCTCTCCATAAAACAGGACGAGGGGCTAAAAATGATCTAACATTATTTGATGCAAATCACCACCAATTCATTCAACAGAAAAGCAACAGATGAGGAAACACCCTGGAATCAAACGGAATTCAGATGGCTCTGGTTTATTTTCTCCTCAGCTAATCACAAGGAACCAACCCCCTTTGTTCCCACACAATCGTCCAGCCATCCAGCAGAAACAAAAAAGGAGAAATCGTTAAGAGAGCGTCACCATAATTACAATCTTCTATCCCAAGGGAGCACCGCCACGCAATGATCGGCGAAATCTTGCCGTCATGTGGTGCAACTCATAAGCCTTCTGCTCTTTTAGATCTTCCAGGTCACGACAGCATCATTAATCGACATTTGGGGGCAGGGGTCGCGAATTCGCACGATAAAACAGTGCACTTCAATCCCACTCCTAGCAGCTCATCAGACGTCCCAGTGAACACTCATCATTGTACCCTTTTCTGTTGAAAGGCAACAACAGTTTGGGGGAAGCAGTGGCTTCGTCCCTAACCACGCCAGCTGTTTTGCTTCTTGGCCTCAAAGGTGGCTCCGTCATTGAGCATGTCCTGTGCATCGGTTTCCATTCCGAGCTTTGAGAGAGCTAGGGCTTGGAGGTAGAATGCGGTAGGCCATTCAGGCATGCAGACCTGGGCCTGCATTGCGTCGCGTAGAGCAAGCTCCGACTGTCCGTTCATCAGGTAGGAAAAACTCCGCCTGGCAAAAACTGTAGCTGAAGGCACTGACATCATTCCAACTAGCTGCAACATGGCAAATTAGCTTGTCATGACTCATGTTACAGGACAAGGAAAACAATGTAAACCACAAACCCAATGAAAGCTTTGGTAACATTGTACATCAGTTAGAAAGTAGAATTCCTTGGTGACGGCTTACTGGCAGCACTTGAGGTAATAGGTTGAGGGCCAAACTGCTTATGGGTAAGATATTATTTAATTGGCTATTTGGcacaaacaatcatgaagcagcagCATATGGACATTGTAAAATAATCCTAGTTAAAAATAAGAACAGAGAATTTAAGCGATGTCACCTTTGAATAGTAGTCAATTGCAGTCTTGAAATCTTTATCTCGAAATGCAATATCACCAAACTTCTTTGTGTTCAGCATCTCTTGCACTTGCTGAGTCCATTCTTGAAAGGACAACTTCAGTTTTTACAGCAGCATAAACATGCATCAAATAAAACTAGCTTATCTTAACAGAGCAAATGAATGAGATTTCATAATTTCTAAATACTTGAGCAAATGGGAATACAGAAAGAGAGAAGCAAAAAAAAAGCACATGACATACTCTGAGCACAAGAAAAATAGCCAAAAAGGAACTTAATAAAAAAATGTGCACAATAGCATCCTAAATTTAAGCCTGATAAAATACTTGGTTATCCAGTGCAAAAATGATTGCCTTTTCAACTATGGACAAAAAAGAATTATCAGTTATCAATGAAAGCCAGCTTCTCTCCATACAGAAGAGAAGATCTCTTAATCAAagcattttttttaatttaatcATGCAATGCCAAcatagctaagtatatgtaactGTAAACTAGCATAGGAAAATTGCAGGAAACCATATGCCAAAAAACAACTCAAGTACAGGACCTTCACCAACAAGTTAGCAGTTAATTTGAGAGGGGACTAGAAAAATGCCAAGTCGGCACAAATCACAACAAGGGAAAGTTCACGGCGTAAGACtactcatagtggggagtaacttcGACTAGTAACATCCATATAGTCTATGTTGCTACCTcgatagtggggagtaacatacgTGTGGTGTCATGCAACACTTCATTTATTAGCTTGTAGACCATCTTGTCTTGGTATGTGTGATGTTACTCATAGTATGAGTAACTAGTTATGTTAGTCAATTCATCTCTCTCTTCATTAAATCATTGCCACATAGGCAAATTTGATGAGTTGGACCTCATGTTACTGCTGAATTTACTCCCACTATGGGTAGTCTAAATGATGACCTAACAGCAGGCGCATCATCAATGAGAAATGGTACATGAATTGTATGTTACCTCATTTTCTGCACCTTCATCATCTTTGTAACCTGTTTTCAGCAATATATCATGTACTGCTGTAAGGTCCATTCCGGCACAGGCCTTTCCAAGTGGAGAAAGAATAGTTGGTAAGACCGACGCAGTTTTTGTAATGCCCATCAACACATGTGACGCCACCTAAATTATGATGGATAAAATAAGTGAATTGTGTTACTGTGGGCAACTCAGAACAACAGTAACAATCCAAAAGATAGTTGAAGCTGCTTACCTCCTTTTGCTTCTGAAGAGGCCCAACAGAAGACAATAAATACTTTATATTGGGTCTGTCCCTTGCTTCAAACTGCAAGCATTTTGATGCAAGGTCAACTAATTTTGAAGCATCTTCATTAGCATATTGTCCTTCTAAGGAGGAATCCATCAATAGCAGTATGTTCTTTCCCCTTATCAAATCAAGTGCCTGTATTCGAAACAAATGACGTGAGAAATTCACTGGCATGGCAACAgtgatagatgggaagacaaaaccCTAGCATAATGCTGTTACGTTATTTGAGCTGTGCTTGGCTTGTAGTGTAAGGGTATGTTTGGATGGTGACCAAAACCAACCATACCATTTTTTGGTTATAGCCAAAATTTTGGCTCTTGTTTGGATGGTTATCAATACTTTGGATGGTTATCAAAATTTTAACCCTCTAACCAACTATTTTTCGCTTTTCTTGTCAACACTGGCAAAAACATGGACAACCAAAACCTCAAATTTTGGTAGGATTGGCTTGGGCTTGCTTATCATACATCAAGAAATCTAGTGCTTAGCACATTAAAGCTAAAGGTTCAACCGTTCGAAACTCATTTCGGCTTCCAGCATGATAATTAAATAACAGTGTGGTACTATCCACGATGCAAGGAACTGATAACAAGAAAGGCAAAGATTGAAATGAGGCATACATGACTGGGAGGAATGTGTTTCCCACTCAAAAGATCCAacagaactgttccgtagctataTATCACACTCTCAGCGATGACTCTGCCTGCCATTGAAGAGTCAAGCACAAATTATTCAGTGCAGTCCAAAGAGCACGTGATGAGCAGTTCAGGAGTAAAAAGAGAAATTGCAATCGGTTTATCACCACGACCCACAAGGTACCTATTATTTGATACTGAGCGAACACAAAACTCAAGAGTGTTTTTAGAAGATAAATTCATTACAGGTTCACGAATTACTTCTGTGGACATAAAAAGAGCACTAATCTTACATCTAATGACTTAAAACAAGTCCACATGTTCACTTGTAATGGATAACACCGATGGTATTAGCAAATCGCCAAATCATGAATGTGGAGGGATCCTGTGGTCATGCGTACCCGTTCGTAGAAACTCTGGAGGGGTGTAAGCCAGGTTGGTGCTATAACTTTTGCCGTCACGGCTGTTCTTCATTAGTCCGAAACTTGACAAGCGAGGATCACCTTCCTGATGGCAACATATATTGTTCATGACAAGTGAGAATTTCCTCAGTAGCTACAGAGGTCAATCAAATTTCATAAACAAGACTTATTGAGAAAATTTTCATGTTCATGGAAGGAGTAACAGCAGTTATGAAAAGTCAGCTGTAAAGAAGTAGCCAAAGTAAGGTTTCCATCAGTAAGGTGATCCTTGCTTGTCAAGTATCTACTGAACCAGACAGGCAAAGCCGTGCATACCTCATCAAAAAGTACTCTGTAGGCATTCAAGTCATGATAGATTTTCCTGTTCTCTGCATTGCAATGATCGAGAGCTTGCGCAATGTAATGTGCAACCCTCAATCGCATTTCCCATGGCAACGGCTGCTTATCCCCTGCAGAGAGGCAGACCACACTGCACAGTCAAACAAGAAAGCAAATATAGCACCACATGGTATGTGTGGTAAGCAACTTCATATTTGAAATTAATTCATGACTATGATGATTTaggtaaaatccaaaaaaataaagcaaatatAGCAAGAGAGAAAATGCAGACACGCCCACATAGTCCTGGCAAATTGGCCACATCTGTTTATGCACGAGACAGCAAGAGCCAAATGTGGTGATGGCAGAGGTGCATTAAGCTCCTCAATCAATGCACAGGAGAATCATGTTTTGATCCAACCTCCACGGATCAAGTAGTAGTAACTACGTCAGAGCCCGTGGCAACAACTACAGCTAACTGGATACGGATATGAATAGACAGCGGCACGTACAGTGGAAGAGGTGCTTGGACAATGTGTCGTTGGGCATGTACTCCGCGACGAGCAGCCTCTCGTCACCCTCGGCGCAGCAGCCAATGAGGTTGACCAGTCGCTTGTGCCGCACCTTCCCCACGCCGGCCGCTTCCGCCTGCAGCAATCAAACACGTGAGATCCGGAACGGGATCCTCGAGCGGAGGCGCATAAACAGACAACGCATTTGCATTAGGGGTGCAGGGGGCGTACGAGGAACTGCTGCGGGTCGGGCCAGGAGAGGCGGGAGAAGCGCTTGACGGCGATGAGGCGACCGCCGTCGAGGCGGCCCCGGTAGACGACGTTGGGCGCCTTCTCGCCGCTCTCGGAGACGATGAGGTCGGCGCTGAAGCCCTTGGTGGCGGCCCGCAGCTCGGCGAGCCCGAACTCCCTGAACACCGGCACCGCCCGCTTCGCCCCGTCCTTCTCGTCGCCGTCCGCGCCCGCCCCGTCCGCTCCGTTCGCCGCCTCTTCCGTGGAGCAGGAGAGCAAGCCAGGTTAGATTCGTTCCGGACACGCGCATTCGCTGGGGGGTTAGGGtttaggaggaggcggcggcaatGGCGGCGGGCCCGCCTGCCAGCTTGCTTGCTTACCGGGATCTGCGGGGTCGTCGGGCGGGAgggcggcgtcggcgtcgggcGGCAGCGGCTTCCCCGCCGGCTTGGACTGGAAGCACCCCATCGGAGATCTGCTAGCCTGCCAGCGAAGGAACGCGAGCCGTGGAACGGAGGTGGGGGAGGGAGAGCGTGTGTGAATGTGGACTGGTGGAAGGAGGAAGCAGGAGAGGCGAGTGTGGCAGAGTGAGGTCACTGAGGTGGGAGGCAGCGCTCCGAGAGAAGCGCGGCGGCAGCAGGCACGGGCAAGGATCCGCTGGGTGCGCACCAAACACCGCGCAGCAGCCGTACGCGGCTACTGTATACGAATATGTTTTTTTGTATAGatggaaaaaagaaaacaagaaacatCATTCGATTCAGTAGAGTATTTTGCTACGACGGAAAGGTTTCTGCTCTTCTGTCTATTGTGTATTCAGAAGATCAGAATCAAATCGATGGTTTATGATTGAACAAGGGACCGACCGACCAAGCAATGCTGTGTGCACAGAAGATTAATAGGGCCAGTAGCATCTGTCTCTGATTCTTTATTTCGAGAACACCGTCTGCCTCTTACTCCACAAAAAATACTTCCTTCatttataaatatatttcttttaaATTACACCACGAACTACATACCGTACAAAatatatacatctgtatatagtttatagtaaaatttctaaaaaatcttatatttaataaaatttctaaaacatattaaaatataaattcattcattttaatTTATAGTAAAATATCCAAAAGGTTTTATATTTAAAAATAAAGGAAAGTATTTAGGAATGGAAATAGTAGTACTTATAAAATTTTTGTAATAGTACTTACATAGTAGTTTAACATTCTCGCTAGATTTGCATTATTAAGCTAAACTTGACTAGAGTGCATAGGCATAATTATTTTGTACAATCATCCACGCATAAATCCAAAAAATGGTCGGATGTATCACAGTTTGCACTAAACATGTTTATTGGCAGCCTGGCCCGAGCCCTGCTCAAAAAACCAAGTCAGAGCTACTTCATGTCACAAGCCCAACAACAACTACTCATTTCCACCTCGTATATGTGGCACGAAGCAATTTCGTCCTGATATTTTTTATGGCAACTTTACTTACCCGGGGATGGCAACTTTAGTTGCAAAGCAGGGCAACTTTTCTGTTTTGGTTAACTATAGTTGACATGTCTAATTAACGGTAGTCGCCACATGTTGTGAACCCATAGTTGTCATGTATGGTTAACCATAGTTGCCATATGTGATTCACTAATTGCCACGTGTGGTTCAACCATAGTGGGCATGTATGGTTAATCATAGTTGTCATGTGTGATTAACTAGTTGTCACATATACACAACTATAGTTGTCATCTATCACCGTACGAACGTCGTGTGGGTGAAGAGCGGTTCACCCACACCGCGTGTACTAGATGATGTCCATGTGGGCAAGGACTGGTTCA encodes:
- the LOC123435737 gene encoding serine/threonine-protein kinase BSK2; this encodes MGCFQSKPAGKPLPPDADAALPPDDPADPEAANGADGAGADGDEKDGAKRAVPVFREFGLAELRAATKGFSADLIVSESGEKAPNVVYRGRLDGGRLIAVKRFSRLSWPDPQQFLAEAAGVGKVRHKRLVNLIGCCAEGDERLLVAEYMPNDTLSKHLFHWDKQPLPWEMRLRVAHYIAQALDHCNAENRKIYHDLNAYRVLFDEEGDPRLSSFGLMKNSRDGKSYSTNLAYTPPEFLRTGRVIAESVIYSYGTVLLDLLSGKHIPPSHALDLIRGKNILLLMDSSLEGQYANEDASKLVDLASKCLQFEARDRPNIKYLLSSVGPLQKQKEVASHVLMGITKTASVLPTILSPLGKACAGMDLTAVHDILLKTGYKDDEGAENELSFQEWTQQVQEMLNTKKFGDIAFRDKDFKTAIDYYSKLVGMMSVPSATVFARRSFSYLMNGQSELALRDAMQAQVCMPEWPTAFYLQALALSKLGMETDAQDMLNDGATFEAKKQNSWRG